One part of the Macrobrachium nipponense isolate FS-2020 chromosome 38, ASM1510439v2, whole genome shotgun sequence genome encodes these proteins:
- the LOC135209610 gene encoding nonsense-mediated mRNA decay factor SMG9-like isoform X3, producing the protein MRAPVIHVLGKPPHEYKGGSSGYSNHYDHPHPTNWDKRGSRYHEDWEKRGSLGSGGVLRINENARSAIFSRDSGRPPGRLVDAEGGENDSSQSPGGVLASTPVILSRTRSTSEQRSTSPNPSVTAARKDSVPNASGSSSTTQHFQIASKPLMMEASLMPERIMKGPTRLLDESLTLCDDLSPYLLDQSNFLVVAMMGTQGVGKSALASLFVNPGIDINKTR; encoded by the exons ATGAGAGCGCCGGTGATTCATGTTTTGGGGAAGCCACCTCACGAATACAAAGGTGGTTCCAGCGGTTATTCCAATCACTATGATCATCCTCACCCAACAAATTGGGATAAGCGAGGATCCAGGTACCATGAAGACTGGGAAAAGAGAGGCAGCCTTGGTAGCGGTGGTGTGTTGCGCATAAATGAGAATGCCAGGAGTGCCATATTTTCACGGGATTCTGGACGACCGCCTGGACGTCTGGTCGATGCTGAAGGGGGAGAGAATGATAGTTCTCAAAGTCCCGGTGGTGTTTTGGCTTCCACACCTGTGATTCTGTCAAGAACGCGTAGCACAAGTGAACAGCGATCAACGTCACCCAATCCATCGGTGACAGCTGCAAG GAAAGATTCTGTGCCAAATGCATCAGGAAGCTCATCTACTACCCAGCATTTCCAAATTGCTTCAAAGCCATTGATGATGGAGG CCTCCCTGATGCCAGAGAGGATTATGAAGGGGCCGACTCGTCTTCTGGATGAAAGCTTGACCTTGTGTGATGATTTGAGTCCATATCTTTTAGATCAAAGTAATTTCCTTGTTGTTGCCATGATGGGAACACAGGGAGTGGGGAAATCAGCCTTGGCATCCCTTTTTGTTAACCCTGGCATAGATATTAACAAAACTAGGTAA
- the LOC135209610 gene encoding nonsense-mediated mRNA decay factor SMG9-like isoform X2, with protein MADVGDKTKIKKKIRKVFQKPDREFETFLPESMRAPVIHVLGKPPHEYKGGSSGYSNHYDHPHPTNWDKRGSRYHEDWEKRGSLGSGGVLRINENARSAIFSRDSGRPPGRLVDAEGGENDSSQSPGGVLASTPVILSRTRSTSEQRSTSPNPSVTAARKDSVPNASGSSSTTQHFQIASKPLMMEASLMPERIMKGPTRLLDESLTLCDDLSPYLLDQSNFLVVAMMGTQGVGKSALASLFVNPGIDINKTR; from the exons CCTGATCGGGAATTTGAGACTTTCCTCCCAGAAAGCATGAGAGCGCCGGTGATTCATGTTTTGGGGAAGCCACCTCACGAATACAAAGGTGGTTCCAGCGGTTATTCCAATCACTATGATCATCCTCACCCAACAAATTGGGATAAGCGAGGATCCAGGTACCATGAAGACTGGGAAAAGAGAGGCAGCCTTGGTAGCGGTGGTGTGTTGCGCATAAATGAGAATGCCAGGAGTGCCATATTTTCACGGGATTCTGGACGACCGCCTGGACGTCTGGTCGATGCTGAAGGGGGAGAGAATGATAGTTCTCAAAGTCCCGGTGGTGTTTTGGCTTCCACACCTGTGATTCTGTCAAGAACGCGTAGCACAAGTGAACAGCGATCAACGTCACCCAATCCATCGGTGACAGCTGCAAG GAAAGATTCTGTGCCAAATGCATCAGGAAGCTCATCTACTACCCAGCATTTCCAAATTGCTTCAAAGCCATTGATGATGGAGG CCTCCCTGATGCCAGAGAGGATTATGAAGGGGCCGACTCGTCTTCTGGATGAAAGCTTGACCTTGTGTGATGATTTGAGTCCATATCTTTTAGATCAAAGTAATTTCCTTGTTGTTGCCATGATGGGAACACAGGGAGTGGGGAAATCAGCCTTGGCATCCCTTTTTGTTAACCCTGGCATAGATATTAACAAAACTAGGTAA
- the LOC135209610 gene encoding nonsense-mediated mRNA decay factor SMG9-like isoform X1, with translation MLYFTVTTITEIFRPTVCFSNHIQLSVAQHGIHPDREFETFLPESMRAPVIHVLGKPPHEYKGGSSGYSNHYDHPHPTNWDKRGSRYHEDWEKRGSLGSGGVLRINENARSAIFSRDSGRPPGRLVDAEGGENDSSQSPGGVLASTPVILSRTRSTSEQRSTSPNPSVTAARKDSVPNASGSSSTTQHFQIASKPLMMEASLMPERIMKGPTRLLDESLTLCDDLSPYLLDQSNFLVVAMMGTQGVGKSALASLFVNPGIDINKTR, from the exons ATGTTATATTTTACTGTAACTACCATTACCGAGATATTTAGACCTACTGTATGTTTCAGCAATCATATCCAGTTGTCCGTTGCTCAGCACGGGATTCAT CCTGATCGGGAATTTGAGACTTTCCTCCCAGAAAGCATGAGAGCGCCGGTGATTCATGTTTTGGGGAAGCCACCTCACGAATACAAAGGTGGTTCCAGCGGTTATTCCAATCACTATGATCATCCTCACCCAACAAATTGGGATAAGCGAGGATCCAGGTACCATGAAGACTGGGAAAAGAGAGGCAGCCTTGGTAGCGGTGGTGTGTTGCGCATAAATGAGAATGCCAGGAGTGCCATATTTTCACGGGATTCTGGACGACCGCCTGGACGTCTGGTCGATGCTGAAGGGGGAGAGAATGATAGTTCTCAAAGTCCCGGTGGTGTTTTGGCTTCCACACCTGTGATTCTGTCAAGAACGCGTAGCACAAGTGAACAGCGATCAACGTCACCCAATCCATCGGTGACAGCTGCAAG GAAAGATTCTGTGCCAAATGCATCAGGAAGCTCATCTACTACCCAGCATTTCCAAATTGCTTCAAAGCCATTGATGATGGAGG CCTCCCTGATGCCAGAGAGGATTATGAAGGGGCCGACTCGTCTTCTGGATGAAAGCTTGACCTTGTGTGATGATTTGAGTCCATATCTTTTAGATCAAAGTAATTTCCTTGTTGTTGCCATGATGGGAACACAGGGAGTGGGGAAATCAGCCTTGGCATCCCTTTTTGTTAACCCTGGCATAGATATTAACAAAACTAGGTAA